The Kozakia baliensis genome includes a region encoding these proteins:
- a CDS encoding SDR family NAD(P)-dependent oxidoreductase — MSWELPFCCNPGKIDICFAKAFANCPKPLHQHLTFDGTRGVTIGARDATRAQSVVAGLPRVEVLPLDLDDLESIHRFAETILDRDAHTDMVINSAGIMACPETRVGPGWEAQFATNHLGHFALINRLRPVLEGGARVISVSSSGHHISAIRWGDVLFTQGYEKWQAYGQSKTANALFVVHLDHLWKDSGVRAFSLHPGKILTPLQRYLTREEMVAAGWIDENGALADMTFKTPEQGAATQVWAATSPQLDGVGGLYCEDCDVAEIVTDGDRSFRGVCRYAVDPEQAERLWNLSADLTGVGGWR; from the coding sequence ATGTCATGGGAACTGCCCTTCTGCTGCAATCCAGGGAAGATCGACATTTGCTTCGCGAAAGCGTTCGCCAACTGTCCGAAGCCACTGCACCAGCATCTGACGTTTGATGGGACCAGAGGTGTGACGATAGGCGCTCGCGATGCCACCCGAGCGCAATCCGTTGTTGCCGGCCTTCCTCGCGTGGAAGTGCTTCCTCTCGACCTGGATGATCTCGAAAGCATCCACCGCTTTGCCGAGACAATCCTCGATCGTGATGCTCACACAGACATGGTGATCAACAGCGCTGGAATCATGGCCTGTCCCGAAACAAGGGTCGGGCCGGGGTGGGAAGCGCAGTTCGCGACCAATCATCTGGGCCACTTCGCACTCATCAATCGCCTTCGGCCTGTTCTGGAAGGTGGTGCGCGTGTGATCTCGGTCTCTTCCTCTGGTCATCATATCTCTGCCATACGTTGGGGGGATGTTCTGTTCACACAGGGATATGAGAAGTGGCAGGCCTATGGTCAGTCGAAAACCGCCAATGCGCTGTTCGTGGTTCATCTCGACCACTTGTGGAAGGATAGCGGGGTGCGTGCGTTTTCCCTGCATCCCGGAAAGATCCTGACACCGCTCCAGCGTTACCTCACTCGGGAAGAAATGGTTGCCGCCGGCTGGATCGATGAAAACGGGGCGCTGGCTGACATGACCTTCAAGACACCAGAGCAGGGGGCCGCGACCCAGGTCTGGGCCGCGACGTCCCCGCAACTGGACGGGGTGGGCGGACTCTATTGCGAGGACTGTGACGTGGCCGAAATTGTGACTGACGGCGACAGGTCATTCAGGGGCGTCTGTCGTTATGCCGTTGATCCGGAACAGGCGGAGCGTCTTTGGAATTTGTCTGCGGACCTCACCGGCGTCGGTGGTTGGAGATAG